The genomic segment CACTCAATAAATTTACACTATCTCCACCATAAGAAATTTTAATTTCTTCGGGCTTTGCTTTGATATAATTACCAAAACGAACAATTGCTTTAAACCTTTTACAAGTGTTTTTAACGGCAAACGTAATTCCGAAATGTGAGGGAAAAAATGTGTTTGCTGTGTATTTTGGTTGCGTGTCGGTTTTGTCTGTTTCGTCCTCGTCTTCTTCAAAAACTTCTTTAAGTTTATTTTCTTCTTCAATCTTATCAGAACTTAAATCGGCTACATCGTCCACATCTTCATCTTTCATTTCCTGTTCACCATTATCACTCCCATTTGGTTGTAATTGTTTTGGAAATAAAATACCCGAAAAGTACCGTTGTAAAGGCTTTCCTTCAATGATTTCATCGCTAAAATCTTTTTTACAATGAAAAAGGTCTGAACCGGGGCCGATTATTTCTTTCTGAACTCGCTCAATAACTATATCTCTATTTTCTTTTACGCTCATAATTCAATTAATTGTAAGGCTTCTTCTTCCAAAGTTTCAATACTCTCATCAAAAACATCTTTACTTACTACGGTATGTATTGGCATAAATTCATCAACAAAGGATTGTAATGTGTTTTCGTTGAAATTTCGCTTATGCAAAATTTCGCCTATTTTGTTTTCTTTCAAAAACAAACGCAATTCTTGTTTCAAGCCACGACCAAGCACTATCATAGTACTATTATAAGTAGTTTTTGACTTTAGGATTGGTTTTAATACGATGTCAATTTCGCTATTCGATTTATCTTGAAAATAAAGTTTCAAGATAGCTCTCAAATCGTTATTGAACATCGGAAATTTCCTTAAACTTTTTTCCCCTCCGTAGGTATCAAGCGTTGCTTGCATAATACGAAGTCCTTTTTCTTTTAGTTTTTGATAGAGTAAATCGTTGCCATATTTGTTTCGTAACTCTACAATGATTTGCTTCCAAAGTTTTGAATGTTCTTCAACTTTTCCAAAAACATCAGGTTCAGTTTCAACAGCAACTTGATACAAATTTTCTGCTAACCGTTCCTTTGGATAAACTCTGATTTTATCACCAATTTTGATTTTGTAAATTTTATTCAAATCGCCTTTATCCGTAAAAACCGTATCATTACTTTCCAAAAGTATCGTGTCTATATCGGAAGTTACTTTATAAATTAGCTTTTCTTCGATTTCGTTTAGCAATAAATCACTCTCGTTTTTGTAACCATCATAAGCTCTGTCACTCATCTCGTCTAACCGGAAAACTATATCATTTATTGTAGAACTAATACCGGTTACATTATCTCGAACTTCTTTGTATTCAATTCCACAAATTGTCAAACGGTCATTTGATTTTATTTCCTGTTCAACAAGTTTCTTTCTTTGGTCAAGGTATTTGTGATACAGGTTCTTTTCTTGCTTGTAAACGATAAGACGGATCTCATTATCCAAATTGTACAGATAGTCAAAATCTCTTTGTCCGTTGAACGAATGAAAAACTAAAACTTTGTTTTGGATGTCCGTCCTTTTCAATGCTGAAAATGATACAATTTCAATCTTTTCGTTTTGGATGTGTTTGTCGATAAAATCCAAATCATTGTTATCAAAAACGGCAATCATTCTTTTGTCAGTTTCAGTATTCAAAAAGTTAAACAAAACTTTTTGCTTCGGCAAATTCTCTTTGAGATAATAAAGCGTTGCAAGCAATTCAGCTTTAGGATTATTGTTATCCAAATAATCAAGTGAATAACCGCCTGTATTGTCCAAAGCATTTTCTAATTCTCGATTTATTTCAACTCGTTCAATTAAATTTTCAATCGTTTCATATTGAACTGCATTTAAGGCAATTCGTAAAATGTTTCCGTAGGATTTTAATTCAATCCCAAGTTTCAAATTGGCATAAGCAATTTTTTCATCAAGATTCTTGATGTGTACTTCTAATTCGTTACTGGGTATGTTTCGGAAGTTAATCATAAAGCGTTCACAATTTCAATTTCTTCTTTAAACCAATTCCAACAAGGAATAGATTGGCTTTTCACAAGCTTAGAAAAATCGCTATTGGAAATGATTATGAGATTGAAACCAAAACGGTTTTTATCGGAAACCATTTGTTCAATCTTATCTGCTTCTGTGTCAAATACAACAATAGTTTTGACTTTTTCGTTTCTCAAAAGAATATTTGAATAACAAACTTCATACTTTGGTGTAAAGTACGCCAAACAATCCTGCAATGCAGGGATTGACCTTATCCAAGAGGCGTTTTGTTCTTCTCTTGGATTGGGTAAATAGGCACAAGGGATTTTGTTCCTGTTCGGTAAGCTATCCCATAAAGTTTTTCTCGCTATGAAGACAGTTTTTTTTTCAAAGTTTGTAGGTGTAAAGTCTAGCTTTAATGCTTTGTTCAGGTCAGAAAAAAACTTAGTGTAACCTTGTAACGTTGTTTGTCTTGTGCCTTGTTCTATAGGAATAAACTTTTTTACCAAATCATCATATTTTATATTTAATTGAGCTTTATTTTTGGTATGCTCCAGTAAATAACTTCCATTACTTATACCCTTTATAACATAGTCATGCTTTTTTCCGTGTGTATATTTTCTTTTATCTCGTAATCTACTTCCTTTCGTTAATGTGGGTAAGTCATAATGGTTTTTGTAGATGTCGTTAGCAAATTCAAGAAATAAATATTGCCCAATTTCAAAAATAATTTCTTTAGAGTTCTGAAAGTTGAAATGTACCGCTTTATTTTTGTGATTATGCTCTAATATGAGTTTTGTAGTTAAACACGAAATATTATCATTAAAAACACCAAGCATACCGGCACTTCTAAATCTATCCCAAAGGGTTTGATAGTATTCCTTGTTTAAAATCATTTGGTCATTGATTACTCTCTACCAAATTTACTTAAATTATTTTGGATTAAGTTGCGCTAACTACAATAAGCTCTTCTTAGCCTGTTCAGCCGCCATTTTTAAGGGCCACTTAACCATGACATCATGCTATAATTGTTTGCTTACCACCATGATCTTGTTGTCGCTTAGCTTTAAATTGCAGAAACCTGCCATAAAATTGTGTGCGATACAGTTTGAGTTGTGCCAGGGTCTTATAGTTAATGTTTTTCTTCCAAATATTCCCAATTTAAATTTAAACTAAGCCCATTAATATCGGGGTAGACACTTCCGCTATTAATCCCGAAGACCGATAGTTTTCGGAGGATCTTTTTCTTTAAGCTGGCAGGGATTTTGATTTCAGTCAGGTGCTTTTTAGCTTTTTTATTAGTTTCCAACTTAACAAACCTACCGGCAGATCTTGAGTACGCGTGGGCGGTAAACCACCCATATTGAGCAACTATTCTTTCATTGTTTAACATTGGTTTTAGGATTTTGGTACTTCTAATTTCAAATGGGGAAGTTTTCTTATCAATATCAACGCGCATGTTGTTATCACAAGAGAAAATATACAAATAAGCATCATCATGTATATTATTAAGATTTTGACATGCGAACCAAAGAGCGATAAGTGGATTGCTAGTCCAATCTAAGAGCCGCGTTTTAAGTCCAAAATGTTGTGCGTAAACTAACCATTCCCAATCTGTTGTAAATTCTTTTTTTATCAGGAGGGAAGATCTACGTTTGAAATCACTAAGCATATCACGCTCCAATTCCGTAGTATCCTTAGATGAGTTCTTTCTACATATACTTGGTAGCAATGGATGATTATGGGATTGACCACGGAATAAATTGATTTCATATCCTGACATTTCGACAGCATCAAGATGATTTATGAAATCTATAAATGAAGATATTGTTTTTCTATCCATGTTTGATTAGGTTCTGGTAATGGTTTATAAATGACTAATTTGTAAATATAATAAATGTACCTGTCTTAAATTTGCGAAACAATTTTATTCTCCAAAGACAAACCTCCCATTCCCATTTTTCTTACTCATCAATTTAGGAGCTCCTTTGGTACCATTACAAGATTTTAATGCATTCGCAAGAAACAACGGACGTATTGTGCTTCCGAGCTTTTTCTCACAATCTTTGAGAATATGTAAGGCGTTTTTGGGTTCCCCAAAATATCCTGCGGAGATTTGATTCAATACCCAGTCTTTAACAGCTTGTTCTGAAATTTTGCTTTGGGATTCAAGCAATAAATTTTTGGGTTCAGCGGTTAACATACCTAAAAGCTCTGTATGACAATCATCGAAAACTTTTTCAGCCTTATAAACCACATTGCCCGAATGATCATTAACTTTTGAAATCTGAATAGTATAGTTAGCACTAGTTAGATCAGGAACAATAGCCTGAATATCGCAATCAAAAATTTCTCGGAAGATATTATTAAATGGTACAGAATAAATTAAGGTATGGGAAAGATCTTCCGCATCACGAACATAAAAGTCTCGTTGCCCCATGAGGAAAGAAAGTTCGAATTGACTATAACCTTTTTTCTTTCTCAAAAGGAATACATTGAGCATTTTTTCGACCTCTATTCGTGGCATGGCAATAATGTTAATTATTTCATATTTATGATCAACTAGCATAAAATGGCCATTTCTTTGACCACAAAGATACTAAACCTTTTTTTGCTTATTGATAAGGATGTACGTGTTTACGTCGCCTTTAAGCACTACCTTGAGTCTTTTGTTTCTACCTTTCACGGCGTTTTCCAGAGGCTGTGTGAAATCTTGCAGCACCCAATTCCTGTTCTGAACTTTGTTGGATTCTTCGACAATTTCTTTTAATGTACGAGGAGATTTAAAGAAGTCTGTAGATTCTATCATTGCATTTAAAGTAACAGTCGGACCAGATCCTAGCGGAATCGGATCGACCTTTTTAACTACTTTTTCGTTGCTGAGTACATCCGAAGGATATAGATCATAAATTGTATAATGGGTTTTTCCTTCAAATTCTAGTTCTAACGCAGGATTTTCTGTAATTAATTTGTTTATATAAAGTACTATTTCCGACAAGACTTCATCGCTGTAGCTTCCCTCATTTTGCTCATTCTCCATTGTTCCAATATAATTAGCACTCTTTCCAATACCTTTGGAGAGCTGGCTAGCAGACAAATTGAAATGTATTCTTATACGCCTAACAGCATTAATGTTGTAAAGTTGAATGGGAGAGATGAAAACTAATTTTGCCATTTGCCAATTTGGCAAAGAAAATTATGTATCATATTTATATGTAAAAATTTGATTTTATGATGCGTCTTTATTATCTTTGTTTTAGTAAGAAATTAGATTAAATCATCTATAGTTTAGGTGTTTAAATTAAGAGTCTTGTGCCTGTATTCTGACGCCACACCACAAGACAGCAGATTTTAACACCCATGTCTATACTTTTATGCTATATTTGTGCATTAAGATAGATGTGGGTACTGCTGTAAATCCGTGGTGTGTAAGGCGTCAGAAACTTTATTTCAGGTACGGTATGCAGTCCCACATTTATCATTTGCCTGCGAACCGCCAAGACTCGTTACCAATAAACGAGTTATGAACAAAAAGCAAAGATCAAAGAACATCATCACGGCCCCCGAGTAGCTCGGCTGGTTTGGCCAAATTAGATTTGGCTTCTCTTGCCATGGAACGCGTAACGCCAATATTATTCACCTGTGTGACCCCTCAATCAAACGCGATCTGGCTCCAAGAATGAATTAATTATTACAAATGTGAACTAAGTAACATCGGCTCCCAATAAAAGCTGATTTCAATCGGAGGGGGGATGCTATGTACTTTCGGTTACGGATTTACTTACTGAAAAATGAACAGGATTTTAGCGTTTCAATTTGCTTTTGATTGGATGATTTATGATGTCCATAAGGTCGATTATGATCCTATAAAGGAGATTGAGGCATTCTGGAATCAATATGCGCTAGACGCTGTTTCTGCTAATATACTCCAGCTCTTGAGCACATATCTTGATACTGGCGCAGGAAAAAATAGGCTCCTGAAGGATGAGGAAATGCAGGAATTTGCAATCGCATTGTACCGCGTCTTGATCGCTTATTGTATCACCTATCATCACAATATAGACCTCCGTAAAATGCAGCTGACAGCAGAAGCAAAAGAGCACATTGAAAAAGAGATAGAAGTGAGCAAAAAGGTCGCTGAGTTTTTCGGTCGGTTATCGAAGTAACCACTAACAAACTAAATTATGAATACGCTAAAATTTCTAGCCTTTTTAAGGGGCTATATAACCTGTATATTTCAAGCACTCGTTAAGCACAGATATAGCACAGATATAGTACTATTTACGCAACTGTTGCGTAAGCAGATTTACAAAGGAAAAACGTACTTCAAAAGTACTTGTTTGGTGCTTCGAAAGTGCAGGAATAAGAGAGGCTCTTCTGCCTTTCTTCTGACCAACTTCGCCCTAAGTTCTGCCCTTGTTCGGGCGGGCCATCGGTCCTGCATGCATGTTTCATCGGGATTTCTTCGGGTGGACCCGATGAAATCCCGATGCCGTCCCGATGAAAACCCGATGAACGGTCGAAGTTGGTCAGGAGTTGGTCGGTACTTAAGTATACCATTAAGCTACCGGGAGTGTACGGAAAAGGTACTAAAAAGGTACCGAAGAGCTACCAAAAAGCTACTGGAGATATACCAAAGATGTACTAAACAGCTACATGCTTTCGGTAGCTCTATAGTGAAGCTTGGGTATAAGCTGCGTAGAGGATCCGAATCTTCTTTACGAGTAGTGTGTGGCCGATCGGTTAGGAGAACTGATGCGTATCGTTTGAATTTTGGTGATTTACAGGCGTCCTGTGCGGTCTTGATGGGCAAGGACGAGTCTTTGGTCGCTCGAAAAAAATCAAACGTTCTAAACGCTTTAAAATGCGTCGGGCAATTTGGTGGCTATAGAAAGGCTTTTCGCATGTCGTTGGCATGTGTGTTTTTAGTTTCTATGTTTAGTTTATCGGCTCAGACGCCCCGCAAGGATAGCGGGGCGGATGGGCTATCTGATCTAGTTGCGCTAAAGCCGGGGGACAAGATTCCCGATGCGGTATGGAATCAGCCGCTCGAGCTGAACTATTTCAATGGCAAAAAGAAAACAATTAAGTTCGCTGATCTGAAAGGAAAGCTTATCCTGCTGGATTTTTGGTCGACAGGTTGCCCGAGCTGTATCGAGAATATTCCTCATATGGAAGACATACAAAAACGATACCCGAAAGGTTTATCCGTGTTACTGGTTAACAGCAAAAGAAACAAGGATACGCCGAGTCGCATTAAGCTGGTACTGGATCGCTACAAGGAAAAGTACAATTTCGAAATTAAGTTGATGACGATATTGGAGGATACAATGCTGACTAATCTCTTTCCACATAACACGATACCCAATATCGCTTGGATCAATCAAGATGGAGTTTTTCTGGGAAATACCCTGCCAGATGAAGTGGGGCTCCGTAATATCGAGACTATTCTCGAAAATAAAACGGCCGATCTGCAATTGAGAAGTGAATTTCTCAATAAAGACAAGGTCATGGATACGCCTCCAATTTTTGACACCGCCGGTGTCAAGTTTCTGTCGGCTATAACAGGTTATTTGCCAGATTATCTTCCGACTTATCCCAATGTCATCCATAAAAATGGTAATTCCAGTTATCAGATGCTAAATGCAGCCTTCAATTTTATGTTGGTGACTGCTTTTAAAGATGAACTCAGGGGCTTTGAAAACACCGACTATGTTTTTGAAAACGGGCAGAAAGATAAGATACAAAAAATGTTATTCGGTGGATCGCGGCGCGAATATCAATATTGCTATCAGCTCTTTGTGGACGATACCATCTCATCTAGTAAGGCAAATCGATATTTTCAACAAGCGTTTAAGGATTATTTTCGTTTGAATGTAGAAAGAAAACGTGGACGGATTTCATTTTATTCAGTCGGCATCCTGGATAATATTTCAAGTCTAAAATCCAAAGGTGGGATACCGCAAGTCAACATAAATCCGGAGGACGGGCCAATTTACTTTCAAAATTACCCCTTGATAAACTTGTTAAGGTTATTGCATCTGTATGTTGATCTGCCTGTAACCTTCGGCCCGCCCCAGTTGTTACGGATTGATCTCAGGATGCCAGAGGGATTTATATACATGTCTACAGCGGAAAAGCTGACCTTTTTGGAGACAAAGGGTATCATGCTTACCCTGCATGATCAAGAAAAAGAATATCCTTACATCAGCCGTATTTATTAATTCGAAAGGCTTATTATTATGAAAATATACTGTTTAGTAGTCATTCTACTATGTTGCAATTTTTTTAGCCATGCCCAGCAGGATAATTTGCTGATCTCTGGTCAGATTTATTCCAACGAGAGCAAACTGCCACTAGTTGGGGTAACTGTCCGGCTGATGGGGAAGAGCACGTTGACCCGTAGTACCTCGGACGGGAGATTTACAATAAAGGTACCGACTTTGAAAGATTCGCTAATATTCTCCTCCATAGGCTTTATCGATAAGAAGGTAGCGGTGGCTTTCTTCGCTCGCGGGGGCTCGCTATTTTTGGATAAACGGGTAAACTATCTCGAAGAGGCGCTGGTCAGTACGGGGTATCAAACTGTAAAAGCAAGTGATGTTACGGGAGCTGTAGATGTGATTTCCAGCGGGCTGCTCAATCAGCAGACGGGTTTAAATGTACTGCAGCGTCTGAATAATGTAACAGCAGGACTTCGGTTTGACAACCAGCCTATCAATAATCCCGATCTACAAAAACTCAATTTTTCAGTTCGCGGTCTCAGTACAATAAATGGGAATTTAGATCCCTTGGTGGTGCTGGATGGTTTTATTTACGAAGGGGCGATCGAAAATATTGATCCCAATAATATTGAATCGATTTCCATTCTTAAAGATGCGGCTGCAAGTGCTATTTGGGGTGCAAGGGCGGGTAATGGGGTAATCGTGATGACTTCCAAAAAAGGAGCGCTTAAGTCGGCTCAAAGAGCTAAGATATCCTTTAGCAATACCTCAATTATTCAGCAGAAACCCAACTTAAAGCAAATCTATCAGCTGTCTTCCCGAGATTTTATCAATGTAGAGCGAATGCTGTTCAACGGCGGTTACTAT from the Sphingobacterium thalpophilum genome contains:
- a CDS encoding FRG domain-containing protein encodes the protein MDRKTISSFIDFINHLDAVEMSGYEINLFRGQSHNHPLLPSICRKNSSKDTTELERDMLSDFKRRSSLLIKKEFTTDWEWLVYAQHFGLKTRLLDWTSNPLIALWFACQNLNNIHDDAYLYIFSCDNNMRVDIDKKTSPFEIRSTKILKPMLNNERIVAQYGWFTAHAYSRSAGRFVKLETNKKAKKHLTEIKIPASLKKKILRKLSVFGINSGSVYPDINGLSLNLNWEYLEEKH
- a CDS encoding TlpA family protein disulfide reductase, which gives rise to MFSLSAQTPRKDSGADGLSDLVALKPGDKIPDAVWNQPLELNYFNGKKKTIKFADLKGKLILLDFWSTGCPSCIENIPHMEDIQKRYPKGLSVLLVNSKRNKDTPSRIKLVLDRYKEKYNFEIKLMTILEDTMLTNLFPHNTIPNIAWINQDGVFLGNTLPDEVGLRNIETILENKTADLQLRSEFLNKDKVMDTPPIFDTAGVKFLSAITGYLPDYLPTYPNVIHKNGNSSYQMLNAAFNFMLVTAFKDELRGFENTDYVFENGQKDKIQKMLFGGSRREYQYCYQLFVDDTISSSKANRYFQQAFKDYFRLNVERKRGRISFYSVGILDNISSLKSKGGIPQVNINPEDGPIYFQNYPLINLLRLLHLYVDLPVTFGPPQLLRIDLRMPEGFIYMSTAEKLTFLETKGIMLTLHDQEKEYPYISRIY